A single genomic interval of Cupriavidus sp. MP-37 harbors:
- a CDS encoding peroxidase-related enzyme: MSDTAFPLSRYPIPALADLPDDIRARILEVQEKAGFVPNVFLALTHRPDEFRAFFAYHDALMLKDGGLTKGEREMIVVATSAANQCLYCVVAHGAILRIYEKKPLVADQVAVNYLKADIAPRQRAMLDFAMKVCTASHEVGEADFEALRAHGFSDEDAWDIAAITAFFGLSNRMANTIGMRPNDEFYLMGRVPKAK, from the coding sequence ATGTCAGACACGGCATTCCCGCTCAGCCGCTACCCCATCCCGGCGCTGGCCGACCTCCCCGACGATATCCGCGCGCGCATCCTGGAAGTCCAGGAGAAGGCCGGCTTCGTTCCCAACGTGTTCCTGGCGCTGACGCACCGTCCCGACGAGTTCCGCGCCTTCTTCGCCTATCACGATGCGCTGATGCTCAAGGACGGCGGCCTGACCAAGGGCGAGCGCGAGATGATCGTGGTGGCCACGTCCGCCGCCAACCAGTGCCTGTATTGCGTGGTGGCGCATGGCGCGATCCTGCGCATCTACGAGAAGAAGCCGTTGGTCGCGGACCAGGTTGCGGTGAACTACTTGAAGGCCGACATTGCGCCGCGCCAGCGCGCCATGCTCGACTTCGCCATGAAGGTCTGCACCGCTTCGCATGAAGTCGGCGAAGCCGATTTCGAGGCGCTGCGCGCGCACGGCTTTAGCGACGAGGACGCCTGGGACATTGCCGCGATCACGGCGTTCTTCGGCCTGTCCAACCGCATGGCCAACACCATCGGCATGCGCCCGAACGACGAGTTCTACCTGATGGGCCGGGTGCCGAAAGCGAAGTAG
- the waaC gene encoding lipopolysaccharide heptosyltransferase I, with the protein MKRILIVKLTSLGDMVFTQPLVADLQRAFPGVKIDWIADSYCADVPRWNPNIERVIAAPLRGFKKARSWAGLREIFGALRALRREKYDAVLDVHGVYKSAIVTFLARTRHRYGYPVQELGESGARFAYNHVFQPFVEEDCARNRMRRAVSRALGYDMTRDMDYGLEMPADTPAAAGKGPYAMLFHATSSEEKKWPVADWISVGSAISARGLRVLVPWGNDAERQEAETIAASVPGAEVMPRLSITGVAQMVGKASLVVGMDTGFVHIADALRRPTVILFTTTSRHLYGVDAPGRAVSLGGGGVVPQRDEVLAAIDEVLPRVTSTN; encoded by the coding sequence ATGAAACGTATTCTCATCGTCAAGCTGACCTCGCTCGGCGACATGGTGTTCACCCAGCCGCTGGTGGCTGACCTGCAGCGCGCCTTTCCCGGCGTCAAGATCGACTGGATCGCCGACTCCTACTGTGCCGACGTGCCGCGCTGGAATCCCAATATCGAGCGCGTGATCGCCGCACCGCTGCGCGGGTTCAAGAAGGCGCGCAGCTGGGCCGGCCTGCGCGAGATCTTCGGTGCCCTGCGCGCCTTGCGCCGCGAGAAATACGACGCGGTGCTGGACGTCCACGGCGTCTACAAGAGCGCCATCGTCACCTTCCTCGCCCGCACGCGCCATCGCTATGGCTATCCGGTCCAGGAACTGGGCGAGAGCGGCGCGCGCTTCGCCTACAACCATGTGTTCCAGCCGTTCGTGGAAGAGGATTGCGCGCGCAACCGCATGCGCCGCGCGGTCAGCCGCGCGCTCGGCTACGACATGACCCGGGACATGGACTACGGCCTGGAAATGCCGGCGGACACGCCCGCTGCGGCCGGCAAGGGCCCCTACGCGATGCTGTTCCACGCCACTTCCAGCGAGGAAAAGAAGTGGCCGGTGGCCGACTGGATCAGCGTCGGCAGCGCCATCTCGGCGCGCGGGCTGCGCGTGCTGGTTCCCTGGGGCAATGACGCCGAGCGCCAGGAAGCCGAAACCATCGCCGCCAGCGTGCCCGGCGCCGAGGTGATGCCGCGCCTGAGCATCACCGGCGTGGCGCAGATGGTCGGCAAGGCGTCGCTGGTGGTCGGCATGGACACCGGCTTCGTGCATATTGCCGACGCGCTGCGCCGGCCGACGGTGATCCTGTTCACGACCACCTCGCGCCACCTGTACGGCGTCGATGCGCCGGGCCGCGCGGTGTCGCTGGGCGGCGGCGGCGTGGTGCCGCAACGGGACGAGGTGCTGGCCGCCATCGACGAAGTGCTGCCCCGGGTCACTTCGACCAACTGA